The genomic stretch GTTGAGCTAACCCCACTGCCTCAAGACCGAGGGCCCCGGCGATTCGCCGGGGCCCTCTTGCTTACTGGTCGTGGTCGAAGAACTGAGGGGTCTCTGGTGCGCCGAAGGCGTCACGGTAGCCACTGACCGCGTTTGCGGATCGATCGATGTCGTTGAGCTCCCGCATCAGGGTGTGCCGCTTGCGCTGGAAGACCGCCTGGTTTTGCAGATCCAGCGCCTGGATCTCGGCAAGCTTGGTCCTTAGCTCCGAGCGATTGGCCGGAAGCGTCGGTCCCTCCAGCAGGCGCTCTGCCTCGGTGATGCAGGCCTCGCGGTCATCGAGCAACTGCACGAACGTGTCCCACTCGTCCTGGGCGATGGCGTCGGCCTGGAGCCGGGTCAGCTCCATTGCCTCGTCATAGAGGCGGACGAGCTCGGCTTCTCGCTCCATGGGGCTAGGCGATGGCCTGCGAGGTCTTGAGGGCGCCCACGTTCTTGGCGGCCTGCATCCAGGCCTCGCGCAGCTCCTTGAAGATCTCGATGACCCCTTCAAGGCGCCGAGCATTCTTGGAAATGTTCGCCTCGACGGTCTCGCGGGTCATGAAGTCGTAGAGATCGAACAGGTTCTGGGCGATCTCGCCGCCCACCTTCATGTCGAGGGTGATCATGAGCTCGTTGAGGATGCTCTGGACCTTGATGCAGTGGGTGCTGGCCGTGTGGTAGTCCTTGTCCTCGATGGCCTTCTTCGCCACGTTCGCGAAGCGAATGGCCCCATCGTAGAGCATCAGGAGGAGGCGCTCAGGCGAAGCCGTCTCGACTTGGGTCTGCTGGTACTGGGCATAGGGGTTATTGGCCAGCATCTGATTCGTCACGATGGATCCTCCTGTTAGCCTTGGCCGAGGGATGAAATCTGGGAGAGGAAGGCGCTCTGCTGTGTCTTGAGGCGTGAAACCGCTTTTTCCATCGCGGTGAACTGCTGCACCATCGCTTGACGCGTCGAGGCGAGGCGCTTGGTGACACCGGCGATCTGGTCGTCGTAGCCGCGCAGCTGGCGCTGGACCGAGCGATCGCGGTTCTTGAAGACCCCGTCGGTGCTGCCGACGTTGGTGAGGTAGGTCTTGATCTGGGCGGCGATGCCGCGATCGATCTTCTTCTTCGAGTCCGAAGGGTCGGTTTCGGTGAGCTGGAAGATCTGGGCGACCCGCTCCGGGTTCTCGTCCATGGCCTTCTTGAACTTGGTCTCGTCCAGCGACAGGTGGATGCGGTCGTCCTTGGAGGTGGCGATGCCGATGTCCACCAGGCTCTTGGGCGAGTCCGAGAGGCCCGTCACGCTCCGGGCGAGCATGGTGCGGATCCGGTCGGTGATCTGGCGCAGGTCGCTGTCGAAGGCGTTGGGCTGGCCCTTGGCGGTGGTGGAGGCAATGCTGTCCACCAGCTGGTTGTACTGGTCGACGAAGGCTTTGACCTTGCCCAGGGTCGCGTCGGGGTCGGCGGCGACGGTGATGGTGATGTTGCTGTCGGCCGGCGCCTGGGCCTTGAGGGCGGTGAAGATCACGCCGGGGATCGCGGACTTGAACTCGTTGGTCGACGAGCTGATGTAGGCGGAGTCCGGATCGGTGCCGTCGCCCTTGAAGCCGTTGACGCCGATGATGCCGATCATGGCGTTCTTGCCTGCCGAGACCGAGCCGTTCGTGAGGCCGAGGGAGGCCATGAGGGTGCCGGTGCCGTCCTCGACCGAGATGGCGCTCGAGCCCGTGGTGCGGGCAGTCAGGGTGATCTTGTCCTCCAGGGCGTTGTAGTTGGCGGTCACGCCGGCTTTGGAGGCGTTGATCTTGGAAATGACGTCGTTGAGCGACTCGGTGGCGGCGTTGTAGCTGAGTTCGACCCCGTTGATCTTGAAGGTGCCGGAGGCGGCGGGGGCGGTCGCGAGGTTCGCGCTCTGGATCGGGCCGCCCATCTGGGTCACGCCCACCCCGTTGGCCGACATGACGTCGCGACCGACAGCCCCTTCGCTCAGGGTCTGGGTGCGCAGGCTCAGCGCCGACAGGAAGTTCGAGGTGTCGCTGCCCGCGCCCATGATGACGCTCTTGGCGTTGGGGGCGCTGACGACGATCTTGTTGGCCGAGCCAGCCGGGCTGACGCCGTCCCCGATGGCGAAGGTGACGTCCGAGGTCGCGTCCGCCCCGTTGGTCGCCGCTCCGATCCGGGCGAAGACGTCGTCGAGGGTGTCCGCGTTGGCGTCGACGGTGATGGTCGCCGTGCGGGTGGTGTCGGCACCGTCCTTCCACTGGACGGTGAAGGTGCCGCTGGTGATGGGGGCGGTGCCCTTCACGTCCTTGAGCAGGGTGGCGCCGTCGGCGGGGGTGAGGCCCTTGCCCACCCCGCCCGAGGAGCTGAGGGTCGTGGCGGTGGCGAGCTGCTTGACGCGGATCTGGTAGGAGCTCGCGGCGGCGCCCGCGCCGGCCTTGGCCGTCACGACGTTGGTGTCGCTCGAGGTGGTCTTCCTGGCCTTGAGGTTGAGATCGAGCGTCAGCTCGGAGGCGGCCCCCTTCAGCGCCAGGATGCGGGTGTTGACCGTCTGGAACATCTGGTTCTTGGTGTTGAGCGCCGACTTCTTCTGCTGGAGCAGGTTGAGCGGCTGTTGCTCGATCGCCATCAGCTGTTCGATGAGGGCCTTGGTATCAAGGCCGGAGACCAGGCCTCCGAGGGACATTCCACCCATGACTCATTCTCCTTTAGCGGTTCTCGTCCACCAGCAGCCCCGAGAGCTGCTTCTGGAACATGGCCACCAGGTCCAGGAACTTCTCGGAGGGGATCTCGCGGAGCACCTCGCCGGTATCCTGGTTCACCACCGTGATGATGGTGCGGTTGGTGTCCTCGTGGACCTTGAAGCGCAGCGACTCGTTGACGGTCGCCATCAGCTGCTCGACCTGGCCGACGGCCTGGGCCAACATATGCTTGCCGACGGGGCGAGCGTCGTCGCCCTGCTCGGCGCTCTGCTGCGCGGCGAGTGGGAGGTTCCCCGCTTGCGCGCGATCGCGTTGGGCCTGCTGGTCGACGGGGGTGTTGCCGAGGTGAGAGACCGCGTTGGCGGCGACGATGGCTCCTTCGATACGCATAGGGATCCTCTCCTGAACTCGTGGGGGGCGACGTGACGCAAGGCCCCCGTCATGGTATCGGTCTGGCTGACACGATCCTTAAGGGGTTGCGGGCCCAAATTGAAGAAAAGAGCCGGCCCGAAGGCCGGCTCTTTCTGGGGACTGGCTTACCGGAGCAGGCCGAGCACGCCCTGCGACGACTGGTTGGCCTGCGAGAGCATCGCGGTCGAGGACTGGCTGAGGATCTGAGCCTTCGACATGTTGACGACTTCGCGAGCCATGTCCAGGTCCTTGATACGGCTGTTGGCCGCGTTCAGGTTCTCGGACTGGACGCCCAGGTTGGTGATGGTGTGCTGGAGGCGGTTGATCAGCGCGCCGAGCTTGGAGCGCGAGTTGCTGACGTCACGGATGGCCGCGTCGAGCGAGGCGATCGAGGTCGAGGCAGCAGCGGCGTCGGAGACGTCGACGCTGGAGACATCGAGGCTGCCCGCGGTAGCGGCGCCGATGGTGAAGCTGAGGGTCTGACCCGCGTTGGCGCCGACCTGGAAGGTCAGGCCGCTGGTGGCCACCGACTTGCCGTCGAGCAGCTTCTTGGTGTTGAACTCGGTGTTGTTGGCGATGCGGTTGATCTCGGACGAGAGCTGGTCGAGCTCGTCCTTGATGTTCGCGCGGTCGCTGGCGGTCAGGGTGTCGTTGGCGCCCTGGACGGCGAGCTCACGCATACGCTGGAGGATCGCCTGGGTCTCGTTGAGGGCGCCTTCCGCCGTCTGGATCAGCGAGATGCCGTCCTGAGCGTTCTTCTGGGCCTGGTCGAGACCGTTGGTCTGCGCCATCATCTTCTGGCTGATGGCGAGGCCGGCGGCGTCGTCCGCAGCACCGTTGATGCGAAGACCCGACGACAGACGCTCGAGGCTCTTGTTGAGCATGTTGTCGTTGGCGCCCAGCACGCGGTGAGCGTTCAGCGCAGCGATGTTGGTGTTGATACGAAGGGCCATGAGTTACCTCCTTGTGGTGATCGAGGAACCATCCGTGGTCCTCTGCTACTGCCGATCAGTATACCCGGCAAACCGGGGTTCTATCGAGTGATCCGCGCGACCGGGACGTGAAGTTTTTGATCGCGTCGGATCCGAGGCGCCCCCTCTCCTAGGAGGCGCCAAGCGTGGCGAGTCGGCGGGTGAGCACCCCCGACGCAATGAGTTCGTCGGCGCGGGCGAACATGACTTCGGCGTCCTCGTGGTTGCCTTGCGCAAGACACGCCTCGCCGAGCGCCCGGTAGACGTCGGGGTCTTCGGGGGTTCGCCGCTGCGCCCGCAGCAGGGCTCCCACTGCCAGATCCGCCAGGCCCCGCTTCATGAAGACCTGGGCGAGGCCCGCCTCGAAACCGGGCACCTGCTCGCCGATCTCGTCGATCCGATCCAGCAAGGCTTGAATCAGCGCGAGTTGTTCGCTTGCGATGGCCAGGTCGGTGACGACCCCCCAGGCGCGCACCGTTTCTTCCGCGACGGGAAGATCCGCGGGAATGGGCGCGCCGTCGAGAATGGCGAACAGGGCCGGGAAGGCCCGGTTCTCGCCGTCGGCGGGAATGTGGCCCCAGGCGGCCCGAGCCCCCGAGGTGTCCCCGCCGCAGAGGCGTGCGAGGCCAAGGTTGAGCCAACCGGCCTGAGAGTCGGGCGCCTGCTCGAGTTCGGCCTCCAGGAGGGCGATCGCCTCTTGAGGCTGGCCGAGCTTCAAGTGGGCTTCGGCCATCAGGGTGCGCAGCTGGGGCAGATTCGCGTCGAGCTCGAGGGCCTTGGACCAGGCCTGGATGGCCTCGGCGTACTGGCCGCAGCGGTAGCTGACATTGGCGAGGTTGACCCAGGAGCGCAGGTCGTCCGGGTTCTTCTCGAGGGCCGCGACGAATTGCACGATGGCTTCGCCTGCCTCGCCATCCTCCATGTGAAGGATGCCCAGGTTGTTGTGCAGCTCGGCCTCGCTCGCCGAGTGGAAGCTGAGGGCCTCCTTGAGATGGTGCTTGGCCTTGGGGCGATCGCCGAGCTTCGCATAGCAGACGCCCAGCG from bacterium encodes the following:
- a CDS encoding flagellar protein FlaG codes for the protein MRIEGAIVAANAVSHLGNTPVDQQAQRDRAQAGNLPLAAQQSAEQGDDARPVGKHMLAQAVGQVEQLMATVNESLRFKVHEDTNRTIITVVNQDTGEVLREIPSEKFLDLVAMFQKQLSGLLVDENR
- a CDS encoding flagellar protein FliT, with translation MEREAELVRLYDEAMELTRLQADAIAQDEWDTFVQLLDDREACITEAERLLEGPTLPANRSELRTKLAEIQALDLQNQAVFQRKRHTLMRELNDIDRSANAVSGYRDAFGAPETPQFFDHDQ
- a CDS encoding flagellin, with protein sequence MALRINTNIAALNAHRVLGANDNMLNKSLERLSSGLRINGAADDAAGLAISQKMMAQTNGLDQAQKNAQDGISLIQTAEGALNETQAILQRMRELAVQGANDTLTASDRANIKDELDQLSSEINRIANNTEFNTKKLLDGKSVATSGLTFQVGANAGQTLSFTIGAATAGSLDVSSVDVSDAAAASTSIASLDAAIRDVSNSRSKLGALINRLQHTITNLGVQSENLNAANSRIKDLDMAREVVNMSKAQILSQSSTAMLSQANQSSQGVLGLLR
- the fliD gene encoding flagellar filament capping protein FliD, giving the protein MGGMSLGGLVSGLDTKALIEQLMAIEQQPLNLLQQKKSALNTKNQMFQTVNTRILALKGAASELTLDLNLKARKTTSSDTNVVTAKAGAGAAASSYQIRVKQLATATTLSSSGGVGKGLTPADGATLLKDVKGTAPITSGTFTVQWKDGADTTRTATITVDANADTLDDVFARIGAATNGADATSDVTFAIGDGVSPAGSANKIVVSAPNAKSVIMGAGSDTSNFLSALSLRTQTLSEGAVGRDVMSANGVGVTQMGGPIQSANLATAPAASGTFKINGVELSYNAATESLNDVISKINASKAGVTANYNALEDKITLTARTTGSSAISVEDGTGTLMASLGLTNGSVSAGKNAMIGIIGVNGFKGDGTDPDSAYISSSTNEFKSAIPGVIFTALKAQAPADSNITITVAADPDATLGKVKAFVDQYNQLVDSIASTTAKGQPNAFDSDLRQITDRIRTMLARSVTGLSDSPKSLVDIGIATSKDDRIHLSLDETKFKKAMDENPERVAQIFQLTETDPSDSKKKIDRGIAAQIKTYLTNVGSTDGVFKNRDRSVQRQLRGYDDQIAGVTKRLASTRQAMVQQFTAMEKAVSRLKTQQSAFLSQISSLGQG
- the fliS gene encoding flagellar export chaperone FliS, with amino-acid sequence MANNPYAQYQQTQVETASPERLLLMLYDGAIRFANVAKKAIEDKDYHTASTHCIKVQSILNELMITLDMKVGGEIAQNLFDLYDFMTRETVEANISKNARRLEGVIEIFKELREAWMQAAKNVGALKTSQAIA